One Streptococcus sp. S1 DNA window includes the following coding sequences:
- a CDS encoding ABC transporter permease, whose translation MKKYQRMHLIFIRQYIKQIMEYKVDFVVGVLGVFLTQGLNLLFLNVIFQHIPSLESWTFQEIAFIYGFSLIPKGLDHLFFDNLWALGQRLVRKGEFDKYLTRPINPLFHILVETFQIDALGELLVGGILLATTATSIAWTLPKFLIFLVCIPFATLIYTSLKIATASIAFWTKQSGAMIYIFYMFNDFAKYPISIYNSLLRWLISFIVPFAFTAYYPASYFLQDKDGLFKIGGLILISLVFFVISLKLWDRGLDAYESAGS comes from the coding sequence ATGAAAAAATATCAACGCATGCATCTGATTTTTATTAGACAATACATCAAGCAAATCATGGAATACAAAGTTGATTTTGTGGTTGGTGTGTTGGGAGTCTTTCTGACTCAAGGCCTAAACCTCTTGTTTCTCAATGTCATCTTTCAACACATTCCCTCCCTAGAAAGTTGGACTTTTCAAGAAATTGCCTTTATCTATGGATTTTCCTTAATTCCAAAGGGACTAGATCATCTCTTTTTTGACAATCTCTGGGCTTTAGGTCAACGACTAGTTCGAAAAGGGGAGTTTGACAAGTATCTGACTCGTCCTATCAATCCTCTCTTTCACATCCTTGTTGAGACCTTTCAGATTGATGCCTTGGGTGAACTTTTGGTCGGTGGAATTTTACTAGCGACAACGGCGACTAGCATTGCTTGGACTCTTCCAAAATTCCTGATTTTTCTAGTTTGTATTCCTTTTGCGACCTTGATTTATACTTCCTTGAAAATTGCTACAGCCAGCATCGCTTTTTGGACCAAGCAGTCAGGTGCCATGATTTACATTTTCTATATGTTTAATGATTTTGCCAAGTATCCTATTTCTATTTACAATTCGCTCCTTCGTTGGTTAATTAGCTTTATTGTACCTTTCGCCTTTACGGCCTACTATCCTGCCAGCTATTTCTTGCAGGACAAGGATGGACTCTTTAAAATTGGTGGTTTGATTCTGATTTCCCTTGTTTTCTTTGTTATTTCCCTCAAACTTTGGGACCGGGGATTGGATGCCTACGAAAGTGCTGGTTCGTAA
- a CDS encoding ABC transporter ATP-binding protein: MSVIRVENLNKSIKGKVILEDLSFTVERGDCLALIGPNGAGKTTLMNCLLGDMKATSGIIEVEGKAPGHPQLKASVSYLPQENAIVQKLTVQELINFFRSIYPQPLTGEEIDDLLRFSSEQKKQLASKLSGGQKRLLSFVLTLIGRPSLLFLDEPTAGMDTSTRQRFWEIVGHLKEEGVTIVYSSHYIEEVEHTADRILVLHQGHLLRDTTPLAMRSEEVEKHFTLPLRYQALAAEMEGVSEVIIKPDALQIVTRDANRLWTRLQEEGCSIQEIEVSNRSLLDSIFENTKEVGREDETHESSRRG, encoded by the coding sequence ATGAGTGTCATTAGAGTAGAGAACTTGAACAAAAGTATCAAAGGAAAGGTGATCCTAGAAGATCTTTCTTTCACAGTGGAACGAGGGGATTGTCTGGCCTTGATCGGGCCAAACGGAGCTGGGAAAACAACCTTGATGAACTGTCTTCTGGGAGATATGAAGGCGACTTCTGGGATTATTGAAGTAGAGGGGAAGGCACCTGGTCATCCTCAGTTAAAGGCTAGTGTGTCCTATCTCCCTCAAGAGAATGCCATCGTTCAAAAGTTAACCGTGCAGGAACTGATCAACTTCTTTCGCTCTATTTATCCCCAACCCTTAACAGGGGAAGAAATTGATGATTTATTACGTTTTAGCTCAGAACAAAAGAAACAATTGGCTAGTAAGTTGTCTGGTGGTCAAAAGCGCCTCTTATCCTTTGTTCTAACCTTGATTGGTCGTCCTAGCTTACTTTTCTTAGATGAGCCAACTGCGGGAATGGATACGTCCACTCGCCAACGCTTCTGGGAGATTGTTGGGCATTTAAAGGAAGAGGGTGTGACCATTGTCTATTCTTCCCATTACATCGAGGAAGTAGAGCATACAGCTGATCGGATTCTAGTCTTGCATCAGGGGCATTTACTTCGGGATACAACGCCTCTCGCTATGAGAAGCGAAGAGGTAGAAAAACATTTCACCTTGCCTTTGCGCTACCAAGCTCTAGCAGCAGAGATGGAAGGTGTTAGTGAAGTAATCATTAAACCCGATGCTCTTCAGATTGTGACACGTGATGCCAATCGTTTGTGGACTCGATTACAAGAAGAAGGATGTTCGATCCAAGAAATCGAAGTAAGCAATCGAAGTTTATTGGATTCTATTTTTGAAAATACAAAGGAAGTAGGTAGAGAAGATGAAACGCATGAAAGCTCTCGGCGTGGTTGA
- the rpmB gene encoding 50S ribosomal protein L28, translated as MAKVCYFTGRKTVSGNNRSHAMNQTKRAVKPNLQKVTVLIDGKPKKVWASARALKSGKVERV; from the coding sequence ATGGCTAAAGTATGTTATTTCACAGGTCGTAAGACTGTATCAGGTAACAACCGTTCACACGCTATGAACCAAACAAAACGTGCCGTAAAACCAAACCTTCAAAAAGTAACTGTCCTTATCGATGGTAAACCTAAAAAAGTTTGGGCTTCAGCTCGTGCATTGAAATCTGGTAAAGTAGAACGCGTTTAA
- a CDS encoding LytTR family DNA-binding domain-containing protein, producing the protein MKVRIELDPSMDEPEILIRAPRLTPELTQLQERILEQKVAPLAFYKDRSEYFLDVASILFFETDGEKIFGHTKDEAYEVKQKLYELEELLPIAFCRISKSTIVNAKQIYSLEKSFSGTSTVNFYQTHKQVHVSRRYYQLLKERLNEMR; encoded by the coding sequence ATGAAAGTTAGAATCGAATTGGATCCATCTATGGACGAGCCTGAGATCTTGATTCGAGCTCCGCGCTTGACCCCGGAGTTGACCCAGCTGCAAGAGAGAATCCTCGAACAAAAGGTTGCTCCTTTGGCCTTTTACAAGGATCGAAGTGAGTATTTTCTGGATGTGGCATCGATCCTCTTTTTTGAGACGGACGGGGAGAAGATTTTTGGGCACACCAAGGACGAGGCCTATGAGGTTAAGCAGAAGCTCTATGAGTTGGAGGAGCTGCTTCCCATCGCCTTTTGTCGGATATCCAAATCCACCATTGTCAACGCAAAGCAGATCTACTCTCTGGAAAAGTCTTTTTCAGGGACCAGCACGGTCAATTTCTACCAGACTCATAAGCAGGTTCACGTATCTAGACGCTACTATCAACTCTTAAAAGAACGACTAAATGAAATGAGGTAA
- a CDS encoding SP0191 family lipoprotein: protein MKKFFVTLGLAILVLTGCSQSQTKKTTTASSSSSSSVKKEVKNEEKTTTLVGDINGTKHRDIIKSKGDKVENLRIEVTADLPKQLGTIAAEKSPEELTVAIQALMEQNEDYKKLKTVPGFSLEYTITPEKKLLSTSVIDINLIDAKSLEEISYFKDAGLNNLKNMKADALVKALKLHGMKEEGQ from the coding sequence ATGAAGAAATTTTTTGTAACCCTTGGGCTAGCCATTTTGGTATTGACTGGTTGTTCGCAATCCCAAACGAAGAAAACTACAACCGCTAGCTCATCTAGCAGTTCCTCTGTTAAAAAAGAAGTAAAAAATGAAGAAAAAACCACAACCTTAGTTGGAGATATCAATGGAACAAAACACCGGGATATCATCAAATCTAAGGGAGATAAGGTTGAAAACCTTCGCATCGAAGTGACAGCTGATCTGCCCAAACAACTTGGGACCATTGCAGCAGAGAAATCGCCTGAAGAACTTACAGTAGCCATTCAAGCTTTGATGGAACAAAACGAAGACTACAAGAAGTTAAAAACTGTTCCTGGTTTTAGTTTGGAGTATACAATCACGCCAGAGAAAAAATTGCTCTCAACTAGTGTGATTGACATCAACCTAATTGACGCCAAGTCTCTAGAAGAAATTTCTTACTTTAAAGATGCCGGTCTCAATAACTTGAAGAATATGAAGGCAGATGCCTTGGTCAAGGCCTTGAAATTGCATGGCATGAAAGAAGAAGGTCAGTAA
- a CDS encoding Asp23/Gls24 family envelope stress response protein, with translation MTVKINTKDGQIELTDEVIATVVGGAATEIFGVVGMASKNAIKDNFQALLGKENFSKGVVVKTTEAGTIAVDVYTVLSYGTKISEVSKNIQERVKFSLENQLGITTDTVNVYIQNIKIVGE, from the coding sequence ATGACAGTAAAAATCAATACAAAGGACGGTCAAATTGAATTGACTGATGAGGTTATCGCAACTGTTGTAGGCGGTGCCGCTACTGAAATCTTCGGTGTGGTTGGAATGGCCAGCAAAAATGCGATCAAAGATAATTTCCAAGCCCTCCTAGGGAAAGAAAACTTCTCTAAAGGTGTTGTTGTCAAAACAACGGAAGCAGGAACTATCGCAGTTGATGTTTACACTGTTTTGAGCTATGGAACAAAGATTAGCGAAGTCTCAAAAAATATTCAAGAACGTGTGAAATTTAGTTTGGAAAATCAACTTGGAATCACTACGGATACTGTGAATGTCTATATTCAAAATATCAAGATTGTGGGAGAATAA
- a CDS encoding ABC transporter permease: protein MKRMKALGVVEWHLTSRQAIYYLLSIGMPTAFYLFFSGMYQDTPGAPAHFMRDYLLSMTAFSMMSTALFSFPTVLETDRLNNWQKILRHTPVSMVEYYLIKVVGLFVDFLLSIGVVFTVGHVVRHVNMSLQDWVLAAFLLILGSLAFVAIGLVLTLLPSSQLMSVVGNLLYMGLAVMGGLWMPISLFPEWMQAIGKCLPTYQLMELIKTFLNKGQVNVFASVYLTLFSLALFALVIVYRRHSEVRS, encoded by the coding sequence ATGAAACGCATGAAAGCTCTCGGCGTGGTTGAGTGGCATTTGACCAGTCGCCAAGCTATTTATTACTTGTTATCAATTGGGATGCCCACGGCCTTTTATCTCTTCTTTTCAGGGATGTACCAGGACACGCCAGGGGCCCCCGCTCACTTTATGAGGGATTATCTCCTCTCCATGACGGCTTTTTCCATGATGTCTACGGCTCTATTTTCTTTTCCAACGGTTCTTGAAACCGATCGACTCAATAATTGGCAAAAAATCTTGCGCCATACCCCCGTATCTATGGTAGAATATTATCTAATAAAGGTTGTGGGTCTCTTTGTCGATTTTCTCCTATCGATTGGAGTTGTCTTTACCGTGGGCCATGTGGTGCGGCATGTGAATATGTCCCTACAGGATTGGGTCTTAGCGGCCTTCCTTCTCATCCTAGGAAGTCTAGCTTTTGTAGCTATCGGTCTGGTCTTGACCCTGCTTCCTTCTAGTCAATTGATGTCTGTTGTAGGTAATCTCCTATACATGGGACTGGCTGTCATGGGTGGCCTTTGGATGCCTATTAGCCTCTTTCCAGAATGGATGCAAGCCATCGGCAAATGCCTTCCAACCTATCAATTGATGGAACTGATTAAGACCTTTTTAAACAAGGGACAGGTCAATGTCTTTGCGAGTGTCTATTTAACCTTGTTTAGCCTGGCCTTGTTTGCCCTTGTTATTGTCTATCGTCGTCATTCTGAGGTTCGTTCATGA
- a CDS encoding DAK2 domain-containing protein — translation MANITTSLFQEMVQAGATRLNKQAEYVNSLNVFPVPDGDTGTNMGMTIENGAKEVSDRSASTVGEAAGIFAKGLLMGARGNSGVITSQLFRGFSQSVKDKEELDGAALAAAFQSGVEVAYKAVMKPVEGTILTVSRGAAIGAKKKAESTNDAVEVMRAALEGAKTALAKTPDMLPVLKEVGVVDSGGQGLVFIYEGFLSALTGEFIASEEFQATPATMSEMINAEHHKSVAGHVATEDIKFGYCTEIMVALKQGPTYVKDFDYDEFRNYLNNLGDSLLVVNDDEIVKVHVHTEDPGLVMQEGLKYGSLVKVKVDNMRNQHEAQVEKEERQAKPVEEKEYAIIAVVAGDGLADIFKAQGVDYIISGGQTMNPSTEDFVKAVEELNARNIIILPNNKNILMAAQSAAEVIDQPAAVVETKTIPQGLTSLLAFDESKSIEENYERMSASLGDVVSGSVTTAVRDTTIDGLEIHENDNLGMVDGKIVVSNPDMMETLEETFAHMLDEDSEIVTIYVGEDGSEELANELAQVLAEKYEDVEVEIHQGGQPVYPYLFSVE, via the coding sequence GTGGCTAATATTACTACAAGTTTATTTCAAGAAATGGTTCAAGCGGGGGCTACGCGCTTAAATAAACAAGCGGAATATGTAAACTCTTTGAACGTCTTTCCTGTACCAGACGGGGACACAGGAACCAATATGGGAATGACCATCGAAAATGGGGCCAAAGAAGTATCTGACCGTTCTGCTTCAACTGTTGGAGAAGCAGCAGGGATCTTCGCTAAAGGTCTCTTGATGGGGGCGCGTGGGAACTCAGGAGTTATCACTTCTCAATTGTTCCGCGGATTTTCTCAAAGTGTCAAAGACAAAGAAGAATTGGATGGAGCAGCACTTGCAGCAGCCTTCCAGTCTGGTGTAGAAGTTGCTTATAAGGCCGTTATGAAGCCGGTTGAAGGAACCATTTTGACGGTTTCTCGTGGGGCAGCCATTGGGGCCAAGAAGAAAGCAGAATCTACCAACGATGCAGTAGAAGTTATGCGTGCCGCTCTTGAAGGAGCTAAAACAGCTCTTGCGAAGACTCCAGATATGTTGCCAGTCTTGAAAGAAGTTGGCGTGGTAGACTCTGGTGGTCAAGGGTTGGTCTTCATCTATGAAGGATTCTTGTCAGCCTTGACAGGTGAATTCATCGCTTCTGAAGAGTTCCAAGCAACACCTGCAACCATGTCAGAAATGATTAATGCAGAACACCACAAGTCAGTCGCTGGCCATGTGGCTACTGAAGACATCAAGTTTGGTTACTGTACAGAAATCATGGTCGCTTTGAAACAAGGTCCAACCTATGTCAAAGACTTCGATTACGATGAATTCCGTAACTATTTGAACAACCTTGGGGATTCCCTATTGGTGGTGAATGACGATGAGATTGTCAAAGTTCACGTCCATACAGAAGATCCAGGTCTTGTCATGCAAGAAGGTCTTAAGTACGGAAGCTTGGTCAAGGTCAAAGTCGACAACATGCGCAACCAACACGAAGCGCAAGTTGAAAAAGAAGAACGTCAAGCCAAACCAGTTGAAGAAAAAGAATATGCCATCATCGCAGTTGTTGCGGGTGACGGATTGGCTGATATCTTTAAAGCGCAAGGGGTGGATTACATCATCTCTGGTGGTCAAACCATGAACCCATCAACAGAAGACTTTGTTAAAGCGGTTGAAGAGTTGAATGCGCGCAACATCATTATCTTGCCAAACAACAAAAATATCTTGATGGCCGCTCAATCTGCAGCAGAAGTGATTGATCAACCAGCAGCAGTTGTAGAGACCAAGACTATCCCTCAAGGATTGACCAGTCTTCTTGCCTTTGATGAGAGCAAATCGATCGAAGAAAACTACGAACGCATGAGCGCTTCATTGGGCGATGTTGTGTCTGGTAGTGTGACGACAGCGGTTCGCGATACCACTATTGATGGCCTTGAAATTCATGAAAATGATAATCTTGGAATGGTCGATGGTAAGATCGTCGTTTCAAACCCAGATATGATGGAAACCTTGGAAGAAACCTTCGCTCATATGTTGGACGAAGATAGTGAAATTGTGACCATCTATGTCGGTGAAGACGGCAGTGAGGAGTTGGCAAATGAATTGGCCCAAGTCCTTGCTGAGAAGTATGAGGATGTAGAAGTGGAAATCCACCAAGGTGGCCAACCCGTCTACCCATACTTGTTTAGTGTAGAATAA
- a CDS encoding ABC transporter permease yields MVKLWRRYKPFINAGIQELISYRVNFILYRIGDVMGAFVAFYLWKAVFDSSQEPLIQGFSMADITLYIIMSFVTNLLTRSDSSFMIGDEVKDGSIIMRLLRPVHFAASYLFTELGSKWLIFISVGLPFLSVIVLMKILSGQGIVEVLGLTVLYLFSLTLAYLINFFFNICFGFSAFVFKNLWGSNLLKTSIVAFMSGSLIPLTFFPKVVSDILSLLPFSSLIYTPVMIIVGKYDASQILQALLLQLFWLIVMVGLSQLIWKRVQSFITIQGG; encoded by the coding sequence ATGGTCAAATTGTGGAGACGTTATAAACCCTTTATCAATGCAGGGATTCAGGAGTTGATTAGCTATCGAGTTAACTTTATTCTCTATCGGATTGGTGATGTCATGGGGGCTTTTGTCGCTTTCTATCTCTGGAAGGCTGTCTTTGACTCCTCCCAGGAGCCTTTGATTCAGGGCTTCAGTATGGCGGATATCACCCTCTACATCATCATGAGTTTTGTGACCAATCTTTTGACCAGGTCTGATAGCTCCTTTATGATTGGTGATGAGGTAAAAGATGGCTCTATTATCATGCGCTTATTGAGACCAGTGCATTTTGCGGCCTCTTACCTTTTCACTGAACTTGGCTCCAAGTGGTTGATTTTTATCTCTGTTGGACTGCCATTTTTAAGTGTCATTGTTTTGATGAAAATCTTATCTGGGCAAGGTATTGTAGAAGTGCTGGGATTAACTGTCCTTTATCTCTTTAGCTTAACTCTGGCTTATCTGATTAACTTTTTCTTTAATATCTGCTTTGGATTTTCAGCCTTTGTATTTAAAAATTTATGGGGCTCCAATCTACTCAAGACTTCAATAGTGGCCTTTATGTCTGGCAGTTTGATTCCCTTGACGTTTTTTCCAAAGGTGGTTTCAGATATTCTCTCCTTATTGCCATTTTCATCCTTGATTTACACTCCAGTTATGATTATTGTTGGGAAATACGATGCCAGTCAGATTCTTCAAGCACTTTTGCTTCAGCTTTTCTGGCTTATAGTGATGGTGGGCTTGTCTCAGTTGATTTGGAAACGAGTCCAGTCATTTATCACCATTCAGGGAGGTTAG
- a CDS encoding LiaF transmembrane domain-containing protein: protein MRKKLIGVFLILLAALILLQGYFVKWDISIWTLAWVTLLAVLSLSSFLKRHFGWGFIYGLLALFCLNGQYHFLPVSNSVVILSSILAVIGLNILFKPSKKTKARLASYSAGSMSKSDGNDIDVTFSTVTKYLNDQHFTRGSADVSMGEASVYFDNCRIEGPSAQFVVDVSLGSLSLYVPSDWRVHVNVDNSLSAIQHQENPSALTSKDFYITGDVSLGNLEIIYVGANSFS, encoded by the coding sequence ATGAGAAAAAAATTAATTGGAGTATTCTTAATCCTTTTAGCAGCCTTAATCCTCTTACAAGGCTATTTTGTAAAATGGGACATTAGCATCTGGACCTTAGCTTGGGTTACCTTGCTTGCCGTCCTGTCCCTCTCTAGTTTCTTAAAACGCCATTTTGGTTGGGGCTTCATCTATGGACTTTTAGCCCTCTTTTGTCTCAATGGGCAATACCATTTCCTCCCAGTTTCAAATTCAGTTGTCATCCTTTCCTCAATTCTCGCTGTGATTGGGCTCAACATTTTGTTTAAACCCTCTAAGAAAACAAAAGCCCGCCTAGCTTCCTATTCTGCTGGGTCCATGAGTAAGTCGGATGGCAATGACATTGATGTCACTTTTTCAACAGTGACAAAATATCTCAATGACCAACACTTTACCCGCGGAAGTGCAGATGTGAGTATGGGAGAAGCATCGGTTTATTTTGACAATTGCCGCATCGAGGGTCCTTCTGCTCAGTTTGTTGTCGATGTTTCCCTTGGGAGTCTGAGCCTCTATGTACCAAGTGATTGGCGCGTCCATGTTAATGTGGATAATTCCCTCTCAGCGATCCAACATCAGGAAAATCCAAGTGCTTTGACAAGCAAGGATTTCTACATTACAGGCGATGTCTCCTTAGGAAATCTGGAAATTATCTATGTGGGAGCGAATTCGTTTTCTTAA
- a CDS encoding sensor histidine kinase, producing the protein MIEKLKHIHHMFYVGLIFMAFPFASIFLGQIPWWHFFLAIFFMISYLGILITENKKLTWLFWIYLLLYIAGNTFFVGTSFCWFYYYLSNILIYRFGIRDFRSPFLWTAVGSLLILFGALLFNREMRENDWLFVLIVSLFIAVMTFSMVRMEMMEELKADHAKQNAQINLLLAENERHRIGRDLHDSLGHTFAMLSVKADLADQFLALGQVEKAQEQVQEIQAISQESMHQVREIVENLKQRTLARELETVKQMLEVAQVKVEIQNELDTASISPILESALAMVSLELATNMIKHAKATQALLSYRSTETGVEMVAEDNGIGFDKVSDKDLHSIRERIALLGGELEISQQHKPTRIEIRIPYQERK; encoded by the coding sequence ATGATTGAAAAACTCAAACATATTCACCATATGTTTTACGTAGGCTTAATCTTTATGGCCTTTCCCTTTGCTTCTATTTTCTTAGGGCAGATTCCCTGGTGGCATTTCTTTTTAGCCATCTTCTTTATGATAAGCTATCTAGGAATCCTCATTACTGAAAATAAGAAACTGACCTGGCTTTTTTGGATTTATCTTCTGCTGTATATTGCAGGAAATACCTTTTTTGTTGGAACTAGCTTTTGTTGGTTTTACTATTATCTGAGCAATATTTTGATCTATCGTTTTGGGATTCGCGATTTTCGCTCGCCCTTTCTTTGGACGGCTGTTGGATCACTACTGATCCTTTTTGGAGCGCTATTATTTAATAGGGAGATGAGAGAAAATGATTGGCTTTTTGTCCTGATCGTCTCTTTGTTTATCGCGGTTATGACCTTTAGTATGGTTCGGATGGAGATGATGGAAGAGTTGAAAGCTGACCATGCCAAGCAAAACGCCCAGATCAATCTCTTGCTGGCAGAAAACGAGCGCCATCGGATTGGTCGTGATCTGCATGACAGTCTAGGACACACCTTTGCCATGCTCAGTGTCAAGGCGGACCTAGCTGATCAATTCTTAGCATTGGGTCAGGTTGAGAAGGCCCAGGAACAGGTGCAAGAGATTCAAGCCATCAGTCAAGAGTCCATGCACCAAGTCCGAGAGATTGTCGAGAACTTGAAGCAGCGAACCTTGGCAAGAGAGCTAGAAACCGTCAAGCAAATGCTGGAAGTGGCGCAAGTAAAAGTGGAGATTCAAAACGAGCTTGATACAGCCAGCATCTCGCCGATCCTAGAATCTGCTCTGGCTATGGTATCTCTAGAATTAGCTACCAATATGATCAAACACGCTAAAGCGACGCAAGCTCTCCTCTCTTATCGCTCCACCGAGACAGGAGTGGAAATGGTCGCAGAAGACAATGGCATCGGCTTTGACAAAGTTTCCGACAAGGACCTGCACTCGATTCGCGAACGGATTGCCTTGTTGGGAGGAGAGCTGGAGATCAGTCAACAACACAAGCCGACCCGGATAGAAATACGGATCCCCTATCAAGAAAGGAAATAA
- a CDS encoding ABC transporter ATP-binding protein produces MAMIEVQHLRKNFVKTVKEPGLKGALRSFIHPEKQTFEAVKDLTFEVPKGQILGFIGANGAGKSTTIKMLTGILKPTSGFCRINGKIPQDNRQDYVKDIGVVFGQRTQLWWDLALQETYTVLKEIYDVPDSLFHKRMDFLNEVLDLKDFIKDPVRTLSLGQRMRADIAASLLHNPKVLFLDEPTIGLDVSVKDNIRRAITQINQEEKTTILLTTHDLSDIEQLCDRIFMIDKGQEIFDGTVSQLKETFGKMKTLSFDLTPGQNHLVSHYEGLPDMSIDRQGNTLNIEFDSSLYQSADIIKQTLSDFEVRDLKMVDTDIEDIIRRFYRKEL; encoded by the coding sequence ATGGCAATGATAGAAGTGCAACATCTTCGGAAAAATTTTGTGAAGACAGTTAAGGAGCCGGGGTTAAAGGGGGCCTTGCGCTCCTTTATTCATCCTGAAAAGCAGACCTTTGAAGCGGTCAAGGATTTAACTTTTGAAGTTCCAAAGGGGCAGATTCTAGGATTTATCGGGGCAAATGGTGCTGGGAAGTCGACCACCATCAAAATGCTGACAGGGATTTTAAAACCGACATCTGGTTTTTGTCGGATTAACGGCAAGATTCCACAAGATAATCGACAAGATTATGTCAAGGATATTGGAGTCGTTTTCGGACAACGCACCCAGCTATGGTGGGATTTGGCACTGCAAGAGACCTACACGGTCTTGAAGGAAATTTACGATGTACCGGACTCGCTTTTCCATAAGCGCATGGACTTTTTGAATGAAGTTTTGGATTTGAAGGATTTTATCAAGGACCCCGTGCGAACTCTTTCACTTGGGCAACGGATGCGGGCGGATATTGCAGCTTCCTTGCTTCACAATCCCAAAGTTCTCTTTTTAGATGAGCCGACCATTGGTTTAGACGTTTCGGTCAAGGATAACATTCGTCGGGCCATTACTCAGATCAATCAAGAGGAAAAGACAACTATTCTCTTGACTACTCATGATTTGAGTGATATTGAGCAACTCTGTGATCGGATTTTTATGATTGACAAGGGGCAAGAGATTTTTGATGGGACGGTTAGCCAGCTCAAGGAAACCTTTGGCAAGATGAAGACTCTCTCCTTTGACCTGACGCCAGGTCAAAATCATCTAGTCTCTCATTATGAGGGCTTGCCTGATATGTCCATTGATAGACAAGGAAATACTCTCAATATTGAATTCGATAGTTCCCTCTACCAGTCGGCCGATATTATCAAGCAAACCTTATCTGATTTTGAAGTTCGTGATTTGAAGATGGTAGATACAGATATTGAAGATATTATCCGTCGCTTCTATCGAAAGGAGCTCTAA
- a CDS encoding GNAT family N-acetyltransferase, which translates to MFVIKEVKGEDQKMAVVAEILRDLPEWFGIPESTQAYIEGAKDLRVWAAYQESDVVGFIGLSYSSEDCAEIDCLGVKKSFQGQGIGRELITTIEREAVKQVDYLQVKTVAEGSNKDYDRTNVFYRSLGFKKLEIFPQLWDPQNPCQILIKKIN; encoded by the coding sequence ATGTTTGTAATTAAAGAAGTCAAGGGTGAAGATCAAAAAATGGCAGTTGTCGCTGAGATTTTAAGGGATTTGCCAGAATGGTTTGGAATACCAGAAAGCACGCAAGCCTACATTGAAGGAGCTAAGGATTTACGAGTTTGGGCTGCTTATCAAGAAAGTGATGTAGTAGGGTTTATAGGTTTATCATATTCGAGTGAAGATTGTGCTGAAATTGACTGTCTAGGCGTGAAAAAATCATTCCAAGGTCAAGGAATTGGAAGGGAATTAATTACGACTATAGAAAGAGAAGCAGTCAAACAAGTGGACTACCTACAGGTCAAAACAGTCGCAGAAGGTTCAAATAAAGATTATGACCGAACAAATGTCTTTTATCGCAGTCTTGGTTTTAAAAAATTAGAGATTTTTCCGCAACTATGGGATCCACAGAATCCATGTCAGATTCTGATTAAAAAGATCAACTAA